Below is a window of Oceaniferula flava DNA.
CCGGCACCGACGACGGAATTTCGGTCGACTGCGCCAGCTGATCGACTCGATCAATGAAGAGGGCGCGAGCTAAGCCAGAGGGCAGGGCGGTGATGAGATGTCACCGCTTGTTTGTTTTAATCTGCTCGTCAGGAAAGTTTATTGCTAGGGCTGTCGTATTCGCATGTCTATCGCCGCCAACTGCACCATGATGTTCACCCAACGCACACTTTCTACCTCCTCAATCCTCATTCTGTCCTTGTTGGTCCTGTTGGGATCGATGTCTTCCACTTGGGCCGAAGAGGCCGAGCCTGCGAGTCATAAAAACTCCCGGGTATTGATTACGGGGGCGAACCGCGGTTTGGGCTTGGAAATGGCCAAGCAGTTTGTCGCCAAGGGCTACCAAGTCATTGGCACGGCCCGCAAGCCGGAGCAGGCGGTGGCATTGAAGCAAACAGGAGCCACGGTGATGAAGTTGGATGTTACCAGCGAAGCGGATATCGCTGCCTTGGCGAAGGCTTTGGAGGGCGAAAAAATCGACATCCTGATCAACAATGCCGGCTATTTCGGGCCGAAGCTGATGACGGAAAACCCGGAAAACCTCGCCAAGTTGACGCGTCAGGAAATGGAACTCTGTTATCGGGTCAACACCCTGGGGCCACTGTTCGTGACCCAGGCACTGTTGCCGAACCTCAAACTCGCTGAAGATGCCAAGGTGGTGCATATTTCCACCCGCGCCTCGATCTTATCCAAGGGCACCAGTGGCACGGCCTATGGCTACCGCGTGAGTAAAACCGCACTCAATATGGTGACCCGCACGATGTCCGGGGATCAGGCGATGAAGGGCATCCTCGTGGTGGCCATTGCTCCCGGGCACAATAAGACGCATATGGGAACGGAGCGGGGGAAGCTGGATCCTCAGCAAAGTATGGCTCAAGTGATCGACCTGATCGAAAACCTGACGCGCAAACACCACGGCGGACTGTGGTATTACGATGGCAGCCGCCTGCCTTGGTAGTCCCCGCAACGAGCGCACTCACATCCATTTGTTATGAATCCTTTGACCTCATTTCTATCTCAGATCACCCAGATTAAACCTTCCGAGATGAAGGCCGCGCTGACGGCGTTTTTCTTCATCTTCGTGCTCATGGCATCCTACATGATCATGAAGCCGGTGCGCGATGCCCTGCCGAGCAACTGGGGGGATGTGAGTCTGGCGCAGCAGTGGACGCTGACCTTTTTGGTGTCGATCGTTGCGGTCTCGATTTACAACGTTTGTGCCTCCAAGATCTCGCTCCGCGTGCTGGTGCCGGGGGTGTTTGTGTTTTTCTCCATCAGCTTCACCGGACTGTTTCTAGCCTACCGCTCGGGCGTGGAAGTCACCTTGCTGGGGAAGATTTTCTATGTCTGGAGCAGCGTGTTCAGTCTGTTCCATATCTCGGTGTTCTGGAGCTTTATGTCCCAGCTTTACACCAAGGCAGAGAGCAAGCGCATCTTCGGGTTCATCAATACCGGTGCCAGTGCTGGCGCGATCAGTGGCCCCTTGTTAGTGGTGCTGCTGGCGCAGAAGATGAGCGTGGCCAATATCTTGTTAGTGACCAGTGGAGTGCTCTTGCTTACCCTGCCGCTGATCAAGCTGCTGAACACCTTTTTCGAGCGAGACGAAAACGCGGAGAGCGATCGCCAGCAACTCAGCCCCAACCCTTTTTCAGGTTTTCAGGAATTGATCACCCACAAGCGCCTGCTGGGCATTGCTGCCTTTATTTTCATGTTCACCAGCATCAGTGCGTTTCTATATTCCACCCAGAAAAATGTCCTGGCTGAATTCTCCGAGGCCGATCGGACCTACTGGCTGGGCGTGGTGGAGCTGGTGACGAACAGCCTGACCATTGTCATCGGCATCTTCGTGACCAACCGGCTGTCGCGTAAATTTGGCATGCCACTGACTCTGTCTCTGATTCCTTTCTTGGTAGCCATCTTGCTTCTGGTCTTGAGCATGAATCCCATCGCGCTCTACGTGCTCGCATTGCAGGTGGTGCGGCGCTCGGGGAACTACGCCATCACCCGTCCTGCCCGTGAGATTCTCTTCACCGCGGTGGATAAAGAGGCCCGGTATAAAACCAAGCCCATCATCGATGTTGCCGTCTACCGCGGCGGCGATGTGTTCTGGATTTGGATCATTGCGCTGTTAGGCGATGGCTATTTCAAGCTCAGCATTGCCCAGATCCTCTGCGTGGGCACTGCGGTGGCCGTGCTCTGGGGACTGGTGGGTATCTACATCGGCCGCAAGCATGAGGCCGATGAGGCAGCGGAGCTGGTAGAGAGCCCGTGAGACACGGGCTCAATCCCTAAGATCTAACACGCTGGGCACGAACTCAGCTGCTGGAAGAAATCGTTGCCTTTGTCGTCGACCAAAATGAAGGCAGGGAAGTTCTCCACCTTGATCTTCCAGACGGCTTCCATGCCGAGCTCTGGGAAATCGACGACTTCCTGGCTCTTGATGTGTTCCTTGGCGAGCAGCGCTGCAGGGCCACCGGCGGAGCCGAGGTAGAACCCGCCGTGCTCCTTGCAGGCGTCTGTCACCATCTGGGAGCGGTTTCCTTTGGCCAGCATCACCATCGATGCGCCGTGTTTTTGGAAAAGGTCGACGTAGGGGTCCATGCGGCCGGCTGTGGTGGGGCCGAACGAGCCACTGGCCATCCCTTCGGGGGTCTTGGCGGGGCCAGCGTAGTAAATGGGGTAGTCCTTGAAGTAGTCGGGGATGCCTTCGCCGTTTTCCAATTTCTCCGCGATCTTGGCGTGGGCGATGTCGCGCGCCACAATGATGGTGCCGGTGAGGGAAATGGCGGTGGTGACCGGGTATTTGGAGAGGGTCGCGAGGGTGGCTTCCATGCCTTGATCGAGATCGATTTCCACGCCCTTGAATTTCCAGTCGTGGTATTTCTCCGGGATGAAGCGGCCTGGGTTGTCTTCGAGTTTTTCCAAGAAAATCCCTTCCTCGGTGATCTTTGCCTTGGCTTGTCGATCGGCCGAGCAGGAGACGCCGAGACCAACCGGGCAGGAGGCGCCGTGACGGGGGAGTCGGATCACGCGCACATCGTGGGCGAAATACTTACCACCGAACTGCGCGCCGATGCCTACCTTGCGGGACTCCTCGAGCAGTGTCTTCTCCAGCTCCAGGTCACGGAAGGCACGGCCGTGTTCGTTTCCTGATGTGGGAAGTTCATCGTAGTAGCGGGTGGAGGCCATTTTCACGGTCTTCAGGCAGGTCTCCGCCGAGGTGCCTCCGATGACGAAGGCGAGGTGATATGGGGGACAGGCCGAGGTGCCGAGTGTCTTCATCTTTTCAATGCAGAACTCCACCAGTCGTTTTGGGTTCAGCAGGGCCTTGGTTTCCTGATAGAGGAAGGTTTTGTTCGCCGAGCCACCGCCCTTGGTGATGAAGAGGAATTTGTAGGCATCGCCTTCCGTTGCGTAGAGATCGATCTGCGCTGGCAGGTTGGTCTTGGTGTTCACCTCGTCATACATGTTCAGAGGGGAGCTTTGCGAGTAGCGCAGGTTTTCTTCCTGGTAGGTCTTGTGGATGCCGTGGGAGAGCGCTTCCTCATCGTGGCAGCCGGTCCAGACCTGCTGGCCTTTTTTTCCCATCACAATGGCGGTTCCGGTGTCCTGGCAGCCGGGGAGGATTCCCTTCGCGGCGATCTCCGCATTTTTCAGCAGCATCAGGGCGACCATGCGATCGTTATCGGTCGCTTCCGGATCGTCGAGGATGGAGGCGACCTGTTGCAGGT
It encodes the following:
- a CDS encoding fumarate hydratase, whose translation is MSDTPFFYQDPFPLGQDSTEYVKISSDYVSSAEFEGQKILKIEPEALTMLANEAIKAVSFKLRTSHLQQVASILDDPEATDNDRMVALMLLKNAEIAAKGILPGCQDTGTAIVMGKKGQQVWTGCHDEEALSHGIHKTYQEENLRYSQSSPLNMYDEVNTKTNLPAQIDLYATEGDAYKFLFITKGGGSANKTFLYQETKALLNPKRLVEFCIEKMKTLGTSACPPYHLAFVIGGTSAETCLKTVKMASTRYYDELPTSGNEHGRAFRDLELEKTLLEESRKVGIGAQFGGKYFAHDVRVIRLPRHGASCPVGLGVSCSADRQAKAKITEEGIFLEKLEDNPGRFIPEKYHDWKFKGVEIDLDQGMEATLATLSKYPVTTAISLTGTIIVARDIAHAKIAEKLENGEGIPDYFKDYPIYYAGPAKTPEGMASGSFGPTTAGRMDPYVDLFQKHGASMVMLAKGNRSQMVTDACKEHGGFYLGSAGGPAALLAKEHIKSQEVVDFPELGMEAVWKIKVENFPAFILVDDKGNDFFQQLSSCPAC
- a CDS encoding SDR family oxidoreductase, which codes for MSIAANCTMMFTQRTLSTSSILILSLLVLLGSMSSTWAEEAEPASHKNSRVLITGANRGLGLEMAKQFVAKGYQVIGTARKPEQAVALKQTGATVMKLDVTSEADIAALAKALEGEKIDILINNAGYFGPKLMTENPENLAKLTRQEMELCYRVNTLGPLFVTQALLPNLKLAEDAKVVHISTRASILSKGTSGTAYGYRVSKTALNMVTRTMSGDQAMKGILVVAIAPGHNKTHMGTERGKLDPQQSMAQVIDLIENLTRKHHGGLWYYDGSRLPW
- a CDS encoding NTP/NDP exchange transporter, translated to MNPLTSFLSQITQIKPSEMKAALTAFFFIFVLMASYMIMKPVRDALPSNWGDVSLAQQWTLTFLVSIVAVSIYNVCASKISLRVLVPGVFVFFSISFTGLFLAYRSGVEVTLLGKIFYVWSSVFSLFHISVFWSFMSQLYTKAESKRIFGFINTGASAGAISGPLLVVLLAQKMSVANILLVTSGVLLLTLPLIKLLNTFFERDENAESDRQQLSPNPFSGFQELITHKRLLGIAAFIFMFTSISAFLYSTQKNVLAEFSEADRTYWLGVVELVTNSLTIVIGIFVTNRLSRKFGMPLTLSLIPFLVAILLLVLSMNPIALYVLALQVVRRSGNYAITRPAREILFTAVDKEARYKTKPIIDVAVYRGGDVFWIWIIALLGDGYFKLSIAQILCVGTAVAVLWGLVGIYIGRKHEADEAAELVESP